One part of the Microbacterium aurugineum genome encodes these proteins:
- the ruvC gene encoding crossover junction endodeoxyribonuclease RuvC: MASSLRVLGIDPGLTRCGVGVVDVDRSRRGTLVHVGVIRSSPETEIGDRLAIVAAGIRAVIAEHRPDAVAVERVFAQQNTHTVMGTAQASGVALLIASESGLPAATHTPSEVKAAVTGYGAADKRQVQTMIARILRLDALPQPADAADALAIALCHAWRRGGPTASGQSALTPAQRAWAAAERVART, translated from the coding sequence GTGGCTTCCTCTCTGCGCGTGCTCGGCATCGACCCGGGCCTGACCCGGTGCGGTGTCGGTGTCGTGGACGTCGACCGTTCCCGTCGGGGAACCCTCGTGCACGTGGGGGTCATCCGATCGTCGCCGGAGACGGAGATCGGTGATCGCCTCGCGATCGTCGCCGCAGGGATCCGCGCCGTGATCGCTGAGCACCGGCCCGATGCCGTCGCCGTCGAGCGGGTGTTCGCTCAGCAGAACACGCACACGGTGATGGGCACGGCGCAGGCCAGTGGGGTCGCGCTGCTGATCGCGTCCGAGTCCGGGTTGCCGGCCGCCACGCATACCCCGAGTGAAGTGAAAGCGGCCGTCACCGGGTACGGTGCCGCCGACAAGCGGCAGGTGCAGACCATGATCGCGCGGATCCTGCGTCTGGATGCGCTGCCCCAGCCCGCCGACGCGGCGGATGCTCTGGCGATCGCGCTCTGTCATGCCTGGCGTCGCGGAGGACCGACCGCATCCGGTCAGAGCGCGTTGACGCCCGCGCAACGCGCCTGGGCCGCGGCGGAGCGTGTCGCTCGAACATAG
- the ruvA gene encoding Holliday junction branch migration protein RuvA: MISSLHGVVLHATSDQVVIDVGGVGFAVAVPADVAHTATVGEKLLLHTSLIVREDSLSLFGFADRGELEIFGLLIGVTGVGPKSALGVLSHLTTDQIAEAVTAEDDAPFRRVSGIGPKTAKLIVLQLAGKVQAFAAPSTSVAAGNTDVVTQVSAALVGLGWSEKIAAEAAAQTAEEATEAERASVAALLRRTLALLGPAKGAQPHV, encoded by the coding sequence ATGATCTCCTCTCTGCACGGCGTCGTTCTGCACGCGACGTCCGATCAGGTCGTCATCGATGTGGGCGGGGTCGGGTTCGCCGTCGCCGTCCCGGCCGATGTCGCGCACACCGCCACGGTGGGGGAGAAGCTCCTCCTGCACACGAGTCTCATCGTGCGAGAGGACTCCCTGTCGCTGTTCGGCTTCGCGGACCGCGGTGAACTCGAGATCTTCGGCCTCCTGATCGGGGTGACCGGAGTCGGGCCGAAGTCGGCGCTCGGCGTGCTGTCGCACCTCACCACCGATCAGATCGCGGAGGCCGTCACCGCCGAGGACGATGCGCCGTTCCGGCGTGTCTCCGGGATCGGCCCGAAGACGGCCAAGCTCATCGTGCTTCAGCTCGCGGGCAAGGTGCAGGCGTTCGCCGCCCCGTCCACGTCCGTCGCCGCGGGGAACACCGATGTCGTCACCCAGGTCTCCGCCGCCCTGGTCGGCTTGGGGTGGTCGGAGAAGATCGCCGCCGAAGCGGCAGCCCAGACGGCGGAGGAGGCCACGGAGGCGGAGCGTGCATCTGTCGCGGCGCTGCTCCGACGCACCCTCGCCCTGTTGGGCCCGGCGAAGGGAGCCCAGCCGCATGTCTGA
- the ruvB gene encoding Holliday junction branch migration DNA helicase RuvB, with product MSDPLDASEPSDETELAIEGALRPTSLGDFVGQQKVRGQLQLLLEAARLQSRPADHILLAGPPGLGKTTLAMIVAHESERPLRLSSGPAIQHAGDLAALLSSLVPGEVLFIDEIHRMARSAEEMLYLAMEDYRIDIMVGKGAGATSIPLELSPFTLVGATTRSGLLPNPLRDRFGFTGHLEFYEESELEQVIARSAAVLGVDLPTDSLSEIARRSRGTPRIANRLLRRVRDYALVHGHGAATIGDVRAALELYDVDAIGLDRLDRAVLDALVRRFRGGPVGLSTLAVAVGEEGETVESVVEPYLVRIGFLGRTPRGRVAMPDAYTHLGVPHPDGMLKLDDL from the coding sequence ATGTCTGACCCTCTCGACGCGTCGGAACCCTCGGACGAGACCGAACTCGCGATCGAGGGCGCACTGCGCCCCACGAGCCTCGGAGACTTCGTCGGGCAGCAGAAAGTCCGAGGACAGCTGCAGCTGCTCCTCGAAGCGGCGCGACTCCAGAGCCGGCCGGCCGATCACATCCTTCTGGCGGGCCCGCCGGGGCTCGGGAAGACGACGCTCGCGATGATCGTCGCGCACGAGAGCGAGCGGCCGCTGCGTCTCTCGAGCGGCCCCGCGATCCAGCACGCGGGCGACCTGGCGGCGCTACTGTCGAGCCTGGTCCCGGGGGAAGTGCTCTTCATCGACGAGATCCATCGCATGGCCCGCTCGGCGGAGGAGATGCTCTACCTCGCGATGGAGGACTACCGGATCGACATCATGGTCGGGAAGGGCGCGGGCGCGACCAGCATCCCGCTCGAGCTCTCGCCGTTCACTCTCGTGGGGGCGACGACCCGCTCCGGCCTGCTGCCCAACCCGCTGCGGGACCGCTTCGGGTTCACAGGGCACCTGGAGTTCTACGAGGAGTCCGAGTTGGAACAGGTCATCGCGCGCTCCGCCGCGGTACTGGGCGTCGACCTGCCGACCGACTCGCTGTCCGAGATCGCGCGCCGTTCTCGGGGCACACCGCGTATCGCGAACCGTCTGCTCCGCCGAGTCCGGGACTATGCGCTCGTGCACGGCCACGGCGCGGCCACGATCGGCGACGTGCGGGCGGCGCTGGAGCTCTATGACGTGGACGCGATCGGCCTCGATCGGCTCGACCGGGCGGTCCTCGATGCCCTCGTGCGGCGCTTCCGTGGAGGTCCCGTCGGCCTGAGTACCCTCGCCGTGGCCGTCGGAGAAGAGGGCGAGACCGTGGAGAGCGTGGTCGAGCCGTATCTCGTGCGCATCGGCTTCCTGGGCCGGACTCCGCGCGGCCGTGTGGCGATGCCCGACGCATACACCCACCTGGGCGTTCCTCATCCGGACGGGATGCTTAAGTTGGATGACCTATAA
- a CDS encoding preprotein translocase subunit YajC → MPMEFLLFGLLAVLLVFMIFNTRKRTKQMKAEQEEKATKTVPGAKVLLQGGIYGTIVSYDPEDLDTPALVEIAPGTIIDVHSQAILRVVEPKDAVVETPVDAVEEQDADEPAAPPVETPEETRARLERDADDK, encoded by the coding sequence ATGCCCATGGAATTCCTGCTCTTCGGCCTTCTTGCCGTCCTCCTCGTCTTCATGATCTTCAACACGCGTAAGCGCACGAAGCAGATGAAGGCCGAGCAGGAGGAGAAGGCGACCAAGACCGTTCCCGGCGCCAAGGTGCTCCTGCAGGGTGGCATCTACGGCACGATCGTCTCCTACGACCCCGAGGACCTCGACACCCCGGCGCTCGTCGAGATTGCGCCCGGCACGATCATCGACGTCCACAGCCAGGCGATCCTGCGCGTCGTCGAACCGAAGGACGCCGTCGTCGAGACGCCCGTCGACGCCGTCGAGGAGCAGGATGCGGACGAGCCGGCCGCGCCTCCGGTCGAGACCCCCGAGGAGACCCGGGCCCGCCTCGAGCGGGACGCCGACGACAAGTAA